The genomic segment AAACGCAGTACCATCCTTTTTGCACCCCCTGATAAATGTCTCCGTTATCCCAAACTCGTTGGAAGAATTCTTGCACAATTTGATGATGTTTCGCTGCTGTTGTCCGACTAAAGCGATCGTACTGGATGTTGAGCTTCTGCCAGAGGGTTTCAAACCCCTGGACAATTTCATCGCAATGGGCTTGGGGGTCTTTCCCCCGCTCTTGGGCAGTCCGTTGGATTTTCAAACCATGCTCATCTGTTCCCGTAATCATCAAGACTTCTTCGCCTCGCAGTCTCCAGTAGCGGGCTAAAACATCTGCGGCAATGGTCGTGTAGGCGCTGCCAATATGGGGTAAGTCATTGACGTAGTATAGAGGGGTTGTAATGGTAAAGGTTTTTTTTGCGGGATAGTCAGAGTTCATAGAAGATTAAGGTTAGTTTTTTTAAATGACCTACTTTGTGAAATCTACCCGTCAGGTTGTCTTATGCAGTTTACTAGAGATTTTACTCAACGGATCGATAAAGGGAATTGATTCTGATTGTAGCCTTAGTTGATTAACTTTGTCTGGATTGCCAATTGATTCTAGGTGAGACAACAGAACAAACTGGATCGATCCATGAAGATATTATCTATAATCTATGATCAGGATTAGTTAATTTTGAATACCCAAGACGATACTTCTATTTTCTCCTATGTCTGACCGGTTGCCCCATTTTCTCCAGTTGAGCGCTATGCGTACCGAGGCAGATTTATGGGTTTTCTTGCCGGGTATGGATGGTTGGGGATCGCTGTTTGGTCGTCAGGTACAAGAGTTGCAGAGGGATTTTGAGGTCTGTGCCTTGAGAATTCCGGCTGAGGATCGTTTGGATTGGGAGGGGTTGAGCGATCGCCTCATCGATTTAATTACAGCTCAATTGCTCTCTAGGGTCAACCGGCAGGTCTATTTGTGTGGGGAGTCGTTTGGGGGCTGTTTGGCCCTGAAAACGGCTCTCAGAGCACCGGATTTAATTTCTCGCTTAATTTTGGTCAATCCTGCTTCTTCGTTTCACCGTCGTCCTTGGATGATGTTGGGGGAATCGATTGTGCCTTGGGTTCCCGATCGCCTCTATAATTTAGGGAGTGTGGCGGTTTATTTGTTACTAGCCGCTTTGCCTCGAATTGCTCCCCAAGATCGCCAAGCTCTCTGGTCTGCCCTTTGTGCTGTGCCGGCGGAGACTTCCGCTTGGCGGTTGTCTTTACTGCGACAGTTTACCCTCACGCCCCAAGATGTCCAAAAAATTACGCCGCCTACGCTTATTTTAGCCAGTGGTAGCGATCGCTTGTTACCTTCAATGTCTGAAGCTCGCCATTTGCAACACGACCTTCCTAACTCTCAAGTGGTCTATTTACCCCATAGCGGTCATGCCTGCTTATTAGAAGAGTCGATCAGCCTGTTTAATATTCTTACCGATCAAAAATGGATTAAAGTACCCACGGTCTTGAGTCCTTAATCAGAATTGGCGATCGCCGCTATGACCGTTGAGATCTCTGTAATAGGACGGTGAGCAAGTCAATCTTTCACAATCACCGGCAATTGTCCCAAAGGAGCCGTAAAAGTCACCGTTGAGCCAAGTCCTTCTCCCATACTAAAGAAATTAACCTCACCCCCCATCGCCTCAATTAATCTCTGAGAAATGGCTAATCCTAACCCGGTTCCTCCGTACTGACGAGTACGAGAGCCATCAATTTGAGAAAAGGATTGAAACAGTTTTTCTTGCTTATCCAGAGCGACACCGATCCCCGTATCAGCCACACTCACCTTCACAAACCCTGGATACTCCCGATGGTCAACTTCAAATTTCTTGGCAATCACTTCGGCGGTGATGGTAATTCCCCCTTCATGGGTAAATTTAATGGCATTACCCACCAGATTTAACATCACTTGCAATAGACGCTGATAATTGCCCGTAATCATTACTTCGTCTCTCGTGGAAGTACGGCTAACTTCGTAACTTAATCCTTTTGTTTCTGCTTGGGGT from the Roseofilum capinflatum BLCC-M114 genome contains:
- a CDS encoding alpha/beta fold hydrolase, translated to MSDRLPHFLQLSAMRTEADLWVFLPGMDGWGSLFGRQVQELQRDFEVCALRIPAEDRLDWEGLSDRLIDLITAQLLSRVNRQVYLCGESFGGCLALKTALRAPDLISRLILVNPASSFHRRPWMMLGESIVPWVPDRLYNLGSVAVYLLLAALPRIAPQDRQALWSALCAVPAETSAWRLSLLRQFTLTPQDVQKITPPTLILASGSDRLLPSMSEARHLQHDLPNSQVVYLPHSGHACLLEESISLFNILTDQKWIKVPTVLSP